One Halioglobus japonicus DNA segment encodes these proteins:
- a CDS encoding 2Fe-2S iron-sulfur cluster-binding protein, giving the protein MITFLLNSIEHRIDDIDPNTTVLDYLRDHLGRTGTKEGCASGDCGACTVVVARVSADNQLQYRSINACITPIGSLHGQQLLTVEDLAADGDLHPAQEAMVECHGSQCGFCTPGFVMSLYAHYQNHAQPDRQEILESLGGNLCRCTGYRPILDAAVAMYDPALEATPDQPPTMSEGHSRQWRKSLRT; this is encoded by the coding sequence GTGATTACATTTTTACTCAATTCGATCGAGCATCGAATTGACGACATAGACCCCAACACCACCGTGCTGGACTACCTGCGTGACCACCTGGGTCGCACCGGCACCAAGGAGGGCTGCGCCTCTGGCGATTGCGGTGCATGCACCGTTGTGGTCGCGCGAGTATCGGCGGATAATCAACTGCAGTACCGCAGCATCAACGCCTGCATTACGCCGATTGGCAGCCTCCACGGCCAGCAGCTGCTCACTGTCGAGGACCTGGCAGCAGATGGCGATCTTCACCCTGCGCAAGAGGCCATGGTGGAGTGCCATGGATCACAGTGCGGCTTCTGTACGCCTGGCTTCGTCATGTCGCTATACGCCCATTATCAGAACCACGCGCAACCGGATCGGCAGGAAATTCTCGAATCCCTTGGCGGCAACCTGTGCCGCTGCACCGGCTACCGCCCCATCTTGGATGCTGCTGTGGCTATGTACGATCCGGCTCTCGAGGCAACGCCTGACCAGCCCCCCACAATGTCAGAGGGACACTCGCGGCAATGGCGCAAGTCCCTGCGGACCTAA
- a CDS encoding TonB-dependent siderophore receptor yields the protein MSTEKKVLMKPLASAVMLALGGLTLSGGAIAQEETQLEEVVVTAKGDYFSILPDQPTDSAFGLNMSLVDTPRSVSEVREDLISKFALRSVDDLVRLTPGAFTSSFFGIKGAMDIRGEPADNYFRGFRRVANPGAFNTIVRGAERLEILRGPVSPLYGTGSVGGQLNYIPKSAKVEGNKYISGPGGSIGVTLGSYDQQIITGEFAMPFTLGDSEGGFQLFVEVEDSESYFELYEPSSELVQAAFDIDISDATKLEFGVQYQETDSIQVPGWTRVTQELIDDGTYITGAAPFRNVNGGIDLRPNESGFISSAAGIGINDSFSGVGTFCVPDLGFNQATYNGVALTCFGGNDTPWVSPLTNPGVGSIDHDDTFIDPEDYADTTAITAYFDVTHEFDNEMVWKNQFFYDYLDHTKYQSWGFTALYPDAKIYEFRSSLNFTWETGNLTFDNVVGANFRREDLEKNHAFFDETFDFRDMTVGATPDDRIAPAVEDPFVGVTFETDENGNNTGIASGDPGRNYNESQISVVDNLGFFFLSNISYGNLNLLLGARYDEFDIESEEVAVTLLQNPFSDLGKVTDSDDSTSFNASLSYNFESGFVPYITYAEAASLSANQLGGIIPSSVDAGLWLQDSELTEIGVKFSGLDDRVYAALTYYDQEKVERAGQTNAIVSVFSEGYELEVRGVVTDNLSLIATATHTDTTEIGNTFVVINGAEFAAQNGLEAWEVYGGRISGDRDTFTGAGTELDRGGLPDNIVSVAASWNQELFSGDLTASLGFTWVDDTYTDALQAIKLPDYTVWTGSVGYVYDRFSALLQVNNLTDEEYYTSADLFDSVVVKPSEGRTVSVTLSYALGDF from the coding sequence ATGTCAACAGAGAAAAAAGTACTCATGAAGCCGCTCGCTTCAGCTGTCATGCTGGCGCTGGGAGGACTGACACTCTCGGGAGGCGCAATAGCCCAGGAAGAGACACAACTCGAAGAAGTGGTCGTCACCGCCAAAGGCGACTACTTCAGCATTCTTCCCGACCAGCCTACTGACAGTGCCTTCGGCCTGAATATGTCGCTAGTGGATACACCGCGTTCCGTTTCGGAGGTACGTGAAGACCTGATTTCCAAATTTGCACTGCGCAGCGTAGATGACCTGGTGCGCCTCACCCCGGGAGCATTCACGAGCTCCTTCTTCGGGATTAAGGGTGCTATGGATATCCGCGGTGAACCGGCAGACAACTACTTTCGTGGCTTTCGTCGGGTAGCGAATCCCGGGGCGTTCAATACTATTGTGCGGGGCGCTGAAAGACTGGAAATCCTCCGCGGTCCGGTATCCCCCCTTTACGGGACGGGCAGTGTGGGCGGCCAGCTGAACTATATTCCCAAGTCGGCTAAGGTAGAGGGTAACAAGTACATCAGTGGCCCCGGCGGTTCGATCGGCGTCACGCTTGGGTCTTACGACCAGCAAATCATTACCGGCGAGTTCGCTATGCCCTTCACCCTGGGTGACAGCGAAGGTGGCTTCCAGCTGTTTGTGGAGGTAGAAGACTCCGAATCCTACTTTGAGCTGTACGAACCCAGCAGCGAATTGGTACAGGCCGCTTTCGACATCGACATTTCCGACGCTACCAAGTTGGAATTCGGTGTTCAGTACCAAGAAACAGATAGCATCCAGGTGCCGGGCTGGACACGCGTGACACAGGAACTGATCGACGACGGCACTTACATCACGGGCGCCGCGCCGTTCCGCAACGTCAATGGCGGCATTGATCTGCGCCCCAATGAATCCGGATTTATCTCCAGCGCTGCCGGCATCGGTATTAACGATTCGTTTTCCGGTGTCGGCACGTTCTGTGTGCCCGACCTGGGATTCAATCAAGCGACCTACAACGGCGTCGCACTCACTTGCTTTGGCGGCAATGACACGCCCTGGGTATCACCACTGACCAATCCCGGTGTGGGATCCATTGACCACGACGACACCTTTATTGATCCAGAAGACTATGCCGACACCACTGCCATCACCGCGTACTTCGATGTAACCCACGAATTCGACAACGAGATGGTATGGAAGAACCAGTTCTTCTACGACTATCTGGATCATACCAAGTACCAGAGTTGGGGCTTTACCGCACTTTATCCGGACGCAAAAATCTACGAATTCCGCTCCAGCCTGAACTTCACGTGGGAGACCGGCAACCTGACGTTCGATAATGTCGTTGGCGCCAACTTCCGCCGCGAAGACCTGGAAAAGAATCATGCGTTCTTCGACGAAACATTCGACTTCCGTGACATGACGGTAGGTGCCACCCCCGATGACCGTATTGCACCAGCAGTGGAAGATCCGTTTGTCGGCGTCACGTTTGAAACCGACGAGAACGGCAACAATACGGGCATCGCATCCGGCGACCCCGGCCGTAACTACAACGAGAGTCAGATCTCGGTGGTGGACAATCTCGGCTTCTTCTTCCTGTCAAATATCAGCTATGGCAACCTGAACCTCCTGCTCGGTGCTCGCTACGACGAGTTCGACATCGAGTCGGAGGAAGTGGCAGTCACGCTGCTCCAAAACCCCTTCTCCGACCTAGGCAAAGTGACTGACAGCGACGATTCCACCAGCTTCAACGCCAGTCTGTCGTACAACTTCGAATCTGGCTTTGTACCATATATCACCTACGCCGAAGCCGCCTCGCTGAGCGCCAACCAACTAGGCGGCATTATCCCGTCATCGGTAGATGCCGGCTTGTGGCTGCAGGACTCAGAGCTTACCGAGATCGGGGTGAAGTTCTCTGGCCTGGATGATCGGGTTTACGCGGCTCTAACCTATTATGATCAGGAGAAAGTCGAGCGGGCAGGCCAGACCAATGCCATCGTCAGCGTGTTCTCAGAAGGTTATGAATTGGAGGTACGTGGCGTCGTCACAGACAACCTGTCATTAATCGCCACAGCAACCCACACCGACACCACTGAAATCGGCAACACCTTTGTTGTCATCAACGGCGCGGAGTTCGCTGCTCAGAATGGGCTGGAAGCCTGGGAGGTATACGGTGGCCGTATTTCCGGTGACCGGGATACCTTCACCGGCGCAGGCACCGAACTTGATCGCGGCGGACTGCCAGACAACATCGTCAGCGTCGCAGCCTCTTGGAACCAGGAACTGTTCTCTGGCGACCTCACGGCGTCATTGGGTTTCACCTGGGTAGACGACACCTACACCGACGCGCTGCAGGCCATTAAGCTCCCCGACTACACCGTCTGGACGGGCTCCGTGGGTTACGTATACGACCGCTTCAGCGCATTGCTGCAGGTCAATAACCTGACCGACGAAGAATACTATACTTCGGCCGACCTGTTTGACTCTGTGGTAGTTAAACCGTCGGAGGGCCGCACCGTTTCAGTCACTCTCAGCTATGCGTTGGGTGACTTCTGA
- the xdhB gene encoding xanthine dehydrogenase molybdopterin binding subunit, whose protein sequence is MRRLPQARNSRAAAGLAGHPLRHESAVGHVTGQASYVDDRRGPADTLYAYPGLSSIARGNISSMDLSAVQCAPGVVDVITSNDIPGHRDIGAVFPGDPLLADGEVLFYGQVLFVVVANSQLAARRAARLAQVEYAPIDSHLDVEEALAEAYFVRPTHRQSRGDLDRAQAAADKQLTGEFHSGGQEQMYLEGQAAMAVPQDDGGMLVYASTQHPSEGQKLVAEVLNLPMSKVTVDVRRMGGAFGGKETNANQWSCIAALAAHRSGRSVKLRLARADDFAATGKRHPFFSRYQVAFDNDGTIKGLDLELAGNCGMSPDLSDAIVDRAMFHADNCYFLPAADIRGHRVRTDTVSHTAFRGFGGPQGMLAMENIIEQVATATGLDPLDVRKRNFYSAEDGRDTTHYGQKIEQHIIGPLVERLENTANYRARRQEISAFNAQSPVLKRGLALTPVKFGISFTVQHLNQAGALLHVYTDGSIQLNHGGTEMGQGLYTKVAQIVASELQVDMSRITCTSTRTDKVPNTSPTAASSGSDLNGMAARDAARKIKSRLTTFAAGHFGVSESEVVFEQGEVKAGQESISFADLAQLAYLQRISLSATGFYKTPKIHYNRDMANGRPFFYYAYGAAVSEVVVDTLTGEYRLLQADICQDVGQSLNPALDIGQIEGGFIQGMGWLTSEELIWGEDGRLQTAGPASYKIPAISDTPATLNVELLPDSPNTEATIFHSKAVGEPPLMLGISVWAAIRDAIGSLADHRASPALNAPATPERVLLACADMQKFMERQT, encoded by the coding sequence ATGCGTAGGCTGCCACAGGCCCGCAACTCCCGCGCTGCCGCCGGGCTCGCGGGCCATCCGCTGCGCCACGAAAGCGCCGTAGGTCACGTAACCGGTCAGGCCAGCTATGTGGACGATCGCCGTGGCCCCGCAGACACACTCTATGCCTATCCAGGTCTGTCGAGCATTGCCCGCGGCAACATCAGCAGCATGGACCTGAGCGCCGTGCAATGCGCTCCGGGCGTAGTCGATGTCATCACCTCAAATGATATTCCCGGCCACCGTGATATCGGTGCGGTATTCCCCGGCGATCCATTATTGGCCGATGGTGAAGTCCTGTTCTATGGCCAGGTACTATTCGTCGTGGTCGCTAACAGTCAGCTTGCAGCACGCCGGGCAGCGCGACTGGCACAAGTGGAATACGCCCCCATCGACAGCCACCTCGATGTCGAGGAGGCTCTGGCGGAGGCATATTTCGTTCGCCCCACCCACCGCCAGAGCAGAGGCGACCTTGACCGTGCCCAAGCTGCTGCCGACAAACAACTGACTGGCGAGTTTCATAGTGGCGGCCAGGAACAAATGTACCTCGAGGGCCAGGCAGCCATGGCGGTGCCCCAGGATGATGGCGGCATGCTGGTATACGCCTCCACCCAACACCCCTCCGAAGGACAGAAGCTGGTTGCCGAAGTACTGAATCTGCCAATGAGCAAAGTCACGGTAGACGTGCGCCGCATGGGAGGAGCGTTTGGTGGCAAGGAGACCAATGCCAACCAGTGGTCGTGCATCGCCGCACTAGCGGCACACCGTAGCGGGCGCTCCGTGAAACTTCGACTTGCCCGGGCTGACGACTTCGCCGCCACCGGCAAACGTCATCCGTTCTTCAGCCGCTATCAGGTAGCGTTCGACAATGACGGCACGATCAAAGGCCTGGATCTGGAACTGGCAGGCAACTGCGGCATGTCGCCCGACCTTTCTGACGCCATTGTCGACCGGGCAATGTTTCACGCGGACAACTGCTATTTCCTGCCAGCAGCCGATATCCGCGGCCACCGGGTGCGCACCGATACCGTATCGCACACCGCGTTTCGTGGCTTTGGCGGCCCCCAGGGCATGCTCGCCATGGAAAACATCATTGAGCAAGTGGCCACGGCCACCGGCCTGGACCCGTTGGATGTTCGCAAGCGCAATTTTTATAGCGCCGAAGACGGCCGTGACACCACGCACTACGGGCAAAAAATTGAACAGCACATCATAGGACCACTGGTCGAGCGACTTGAAAACACCGCCAATTATCGGGCGCGCCGCCAGGAAATCAGCGCGTTTAATGCGCAAAGCCCAGTACTCAAGCGAGGTCTGGCACTCACTCCTGTCAAATTCGGGATCTCGTTTACCGTCCAGCATCTCAACCAGGCGGGTGCGCTACTCCATGTATACACCGATGGCAGCATCCAGCTGAATCATGGCGGCACAGAAATGGGACAGGGCCTGTACACCAAGGTCGCGCAAATTGTCGCCAGCGAACTGCAGGTGGATATGTCGCGGATCACCTGCACCTCGACCCGTACCGACAAAGTACCCAACACGTCGCCCACGGCCGCCTCTTCGGGCAGCGACCTCAATGGCATGGCGGCGCGTGACGCTGCCCGCAAAATCAAGTCGCGCCTGACGACATTCGCTGCCGGACATTTCGGTGTCAGCGAAAGTGAAGTCGTATTCGAACAGGGCGAGGTCAAAGCAGGTCAGGAGTCGATAAGTTTCGCCGACCTGGCGCAACTGGCTTACCTGCAGCGCATATCGCTATCTGCAACCGGTTTTTACAAGACTCCCAAGATTCACTACAACCGTGACATGGCTAACGGCCGTCCGTTTTTTTACTATGCGTATGGCGCAGCCGTGTCCGAGGTCGTCGTGGACACATTAACCGGCGAGTACCGTTTACTGCAGGCCGATATCTGCCAGGACGTTGGGCAGTCACTTAACCCCGCTCTGGACATCGGCCAGATTGAAGGTGGCTTCATCCAGGGTATGGGCTGGCTGACGTCAGAGGAACTGATCTGGGGCGAAGACGGACGGTTACAAACGGCAGGCCCGGCCAGCTACAAAATTCCTGCGATAAGCGACACGCCCGCGACCCTCAATGTAGAGCTGCTACCTGACAGCCCAAATACTGAAGCCACCATTTTTCACTCCAAGGCCGTAGGCGAGCCACCGCTGATGCTCGGCATTTCCGTCTGGGCAGCGATTAGGGACGCGATTGGCAGTCTCGCAGATCACCGGGCGTCGCCTGCGCTCAACGCGCCTGCCACACCAGAACGCGTGCTGCTGGCCTGTGCAGACATGCAGAAATTCATGGAGCGTCAGACATGA
- a CDS encoding uracil-xanthine permease family protein: MTAPLSSELIYRLDDKPPVPEASFAALQHLLASFVGVVTPTLIIGNILGLQEEVPYLISMALLASGIGTFIQAYRPLGIGAGMLCIQGTSFAFLGAILSAGFMVKDRGGSSADILALITGMCFVGAFIQIGLSQIIPYLRRIVTPLVTGIVITSIGISLIKVGMTDLAGGANAEDFGAPINLGLGFFVIIVIVALNASSNNWVRLSSVILGLLAGLVAALVLGELALQDLGMSAEIAVPQPFKYGFSFELAAFIPLAVIYIISSVETTGDLTANCVISNQPIEGEGYIRRIRNGVLGDGVNSMIAAVLNSFPNTTFSQNTGVIQLTGIASRYVGMYVAGILVVLGLFQGVGDFLLSIPKPVLGGATLVMFGTVAVAGIKILATEELDRRKVIIIAVSFGLGLGLALVPEVFAQTPLLFQNIFSSAAATAGLTAITLSLIIPENVGAVIEVEV; encoded by the coding sequence ATGACAGCTCCACTCTCCTCGGAACTCATTTATCGCCTGGACGACAAACCGCCGGTGCCGGAGGCGAGCTTTGCCGCGTTGCAGCATTTATTGGCCTCGTTCGTGGGCGTTGTGACTCCCACCCTGATTATCGGCAATATTCTCGGGCTGCAGGAGGAAGTGCCTTACCTTATCAGCATGGCGTTGCTGGCCTCGGGCATCGGCACGTTTATTCAGGCCTATCGACCGCTGGGAATCGGCGCAGGTATGTTGTGTATTCAAGGCACCAGTTTCGCTTTTCTAGGGGCGATTCTGAGTGCGGGCTTCATGGTGAAGGACCGGGGTGGTAGTAGCGCTGATATTCTGGCGCTGATTACCGGCATGTGTTTTGTGGGCGCATTTATCCAGATTGGCCTGAGCCAGATCATCCCCTACCTGAGGCGTATAGTAACGCCACTGGTGACCGGTATTGTTATTACGAGTATTGGTATCAGCCTTATCAAGGTGGGAATGACCGATCTTGCCGGTGGCGCCAATGCTGAGGACTTTGGCGCACCGATCAACCTTGGCCTGGGCTTCTTCGTGATTATCGTTATTGTTGCACTCAACGCCTCCAGTAATAACTGGGTGCGATTATCGTCGGTTATTCTGGGGTTACTGGCCGGCCTGGTCGCAGCGCTGGTACTGGGTGAACTGGCCCTGCAAGATCTGGGCATGTCAGCCGAAATCGCCGTGCCACAGCCGTTCAAATATGGCTTCAGTTTTGAGCTGGCAGCATTTATTCCGCTGGCGGTGATTTACATTATTAGCTCAGTGGAGACCACCGGCGACCTGACGGCCAACTGCGTTATCTCGAACCAGCCTATTGAGGGTGAAGGGTATATCCGCAGAATTCGCAACGGGGTTCTGGGCGATGGTGTGAACTCGATGATTGCTGCGGTGCTGAATAGCTTTCCCAATACCACGTTCAGTCAGAATACCGGTGTCATCCAGCTCACCGGCATCGCCAGCCGTTATGTGGGCATGTATGTCGCGGGGATTCTGGTGGTATTGGGCTTGTTTCAAGGAGTAGGCGATTTCCTGTTAAGTATTCCCAAACCGGTGCTCGGTGGAGCAACGCTGGTGATGTTCGGTACCGTGGCTGTTGCCGGTATTAAAATCTTGGCCACCGAAGAGCTGGATAGGCGCAAGGTGATTATTATTGCGGTGTCGTTTGGCCTGGGGCTGGGTCTTGCGCTGGTGCCTGAGGTATTTGCCCAGACACCACTCCTGTTTCAGAATATTTTCAGTTCCGCGGCGGCCACTGCGGGCCTGACAGCAATTACACTTAGCTTGATCATTCCAGAAAATGTCGGCGCAGTTATTGAGGTAGAAGTATGA
- a CDS encoding 8-oxoguanine deaminase has product MLGANSIWIKQPLACFTAGTDNADGGVVIRDGRIVELLSVNEQPSEPVDEVFDAREHVLLPGLINTHHHFYQTLTRALPCALDKELFDWLKSLYPVWAGLTPDMLYSGTQIALAELLLSGCTTAADHHYLFPTGMEEAIDIQVEAREKIGSRVTLTRGSMSLGEDDGGLPPQTTVQDEQVILRDSERLVNRYHERGDGAFVQIALAPCSPFSVSEELMRDSAALANELDIQLHTHLAETLDEEAFCMERFGCRTVDYLERVGWLQPRTWLAHGIHFNDAEIQRLGAAGVGVAHCPGSNMMLASGICRNLELEAAGVNIGLAVDGSASNDSSNMIVEARMAMYIQRLRYGSAAVSHRDALRWATSGSAAVLGREDIGQIAVGKQADLALFRRDDISFAGSHDPLAALLLCNAQRADRVMIGGHWRVIDGAIPGLDLPRLIARQHEQAAALVARLH; this is encoded by the coding sequence ATGCTCGGCGCAAACAGCATCTGGATAAAACAACCCCTGGCTTGTTTCACAGCAGGCACGGACAATGCCGACGGCGGCGTGGTTATCCGCGACGGACGTATCGTCGAGCTACTTTCAGTCAATGAACAGCCAAGCGAACCGGTCGATGAGGTCTTTGACGCTCGCGAACACGTCCTCCTGCCCGGCCTAATCAACACCCATCATCACTTCTACCAGACACTGACCAGAGCGCTGCCCTGCGCATTGGATAAAGAGCTGTTTGACTGGCTGAAGAGTCTGTACCCAGTATGGGCTGGCCTGACCCCGGATATGCTTTATAGCGGCACCCAGATTGCACTGGCTGAGCTATTGCTGTCAGGCTGCACCACTGCTGCAGACCACCACTATCTATTCCCGACCGGCATGGAAGAGGCCATCGACATCCAGGTGGAAGCGCGAGAAAAAATCGGTTCGCGAGTCACGCTAACCCGCGGATCAATGTCGCTAGGTGAAGACGATGGCGGCCTTCCACCGCAAACGACTGTTCAGGACGAGCAGGTCATTCTGCGCGACTCGGAAAGGCTGGTTAACCGCTATCACGAGCGTGGCGACGGAGCGTTTGTACAGATCGCGCTCGCGCCCTGTTCGCCGTTCTCTGTCAGCGAAGAACTGATGCGAGACTCCGCAGCATTGGCCAACGAACTCGACATTCAATTGCACACACATCTGGCGGAGACTCTCGACGAGGAGGCTTTCTGTATGGAGCGTTTCGGTTGTCGCACCGTCGACTACCTGGAACGTGTTGGCTGGCTACAACCGCGCACCTGGCTGGCCCATGGCATCCATTTCAACGACGCTGAAATTCAGCGTCTGGGTGCTGCAGGTGTCGGGGTTGCCCACTGCCCAGGCTCTAACATGATGCTCGCCTCGGGAATATGTCGCAATCTGGAACTCGAGGCGGCAGGCGTCAACATTGGCCTGGCGGTCGACGGTTCAGCCTCCAACGACAGCAGCAATATGATCGTAGAGGCGCGTATGGCCATGTATATTCAGCGCTTGCGCTACGGCTCTGCAGCGGTCAGTCACCGCGATGCATTACGCTGGGCCACCAGTGGCTCTGCAGCTGTCCTGGGACGTGAGGATATTGGGCAGATTGCCGTGGGCAAGCAGGCCGACCTCGCGTTATTCCGACGCGACGACATCTCATTTGCAGGCAGTCATGACCCCCTCGCCGCGCTGCTGTTGTGTAACGCTCAGCGAGCTGACCGAGTCATGATCGGCGGCCACTGGCGCGTGATCGACGGTGCCATTCCCGGCCTGGATCTGCCTCGACTCATTGCCAGACAACACGAACAAGCTGCCGCGCTCGTCGCGCGACTGCACTGA
- a CDS encoding NCS2 family permease, which yields MNALLERLFRLGEHNTRVTTEITAGLTTFITMAYIIFVNPQMMASAGMDQGASFAATCLAAAIACIVMGLYANWPVGLAPGMGLNAFFTYTIVGEMGYSWQVALGAVFIAGILFFIMSVTRLRAWILESIPMDLRIAMGAGVGLFIGFIGLRSGGLVVDNPATLLSLGDFTQPETLLAGIGFILIAALSVRQVPGAIMIGILTVTLLGLATGLVTYSGFIAPPPDMSPLLFELDILGALDIAMVSVIIAILFVNLFDTSGTLMGVATRAGLVNDQGEIKNIDRALKADSGASVAGAFLGCAPVTSYVESAAGVAAGGRTGLTAITVGALFLLAMFFAPLAGMVPAFATAGALVYVALLMLSGLKGLNWDDATELLPALLTTIMIPLSFSIANGIAVGFITYVAVKVIVGRTDEVSFGAWFLAAIFLAKFAFV from the coding sequence ATGAATGCACTCCTTGAACGACTGTTCAGGCTTGGTGAACACAACACGCGAGTAACAACCGAGATCACCGCCGGCCTCACTACCTTTATCACCATGGCCTATATCATTTTCGTCAATCCACAGATGATGGCTTCAGCCGGCATGGACCAGGGGGCTAGTTTTGCTGCGACCTGTCTGGCAGCCGCTATCGCCTGTATCGTCATGGGCCTTTACGCCAACTGGCCCGTCGGGCTGGCCCCCGGGATGGGACTTAACGCCTTCTTCACCTACACAATTGTCGGTGAGATGGGCTATAGCTGGCAGGTAGCCCTCGGCGCAGTATTCATTGCCGGCATCCTGTTTTTCATCATGAGTGTTACCCGCCTGCGGGCCTGGATACTGGAGAGCATTCCCATGGATCTGCGCATTGCCATGGGCGCAGGTGTTGGCCTGTTCATTGGTTTCATCGGCCTGCGCAGCGGCGGTCTCGTGGTGGACAATCCCGCCACGCTGCTCTCGCTGGGTGACTTCACTCAGCCGGAGACCCTGCTGGCCGGCATCGGTTTTATACTGATAGCCGCTCTCTCAGTTCGCCAGGTGCCTGGCGCGATTATGATCGGCATATTAACGGTGACGCTGCTGGGACTGGCCACTGGATTGGTGACCTACAGCGGATTCATCGCCCCCCCACCGGATATGAGCCCCTTACTGTTCGAGCTGGATATCCTCGGCGCACTCGATATAGCCATGGTCAGCGTGATTATCGCCATCCTGTTCGTCAATCTGTTCGATACATCGGGAACACTGATGGGCGTCGCAACCCGCGCCGGTCTCGTCAATGACCAGGGCGAAATCAAGAACATTGACCGCGCACTCAAGGCCGACAGCGGCGCCAGCGTGGCAGGCGCCTTTCTTGGCTGTGCGCCGGTGACCAGCTACGTCGAGAGCGCAGCAGGCGTGGCCGCGGGCGGTCGCACTGGCCTCACGGCGATCACGGTAGGCGCGCTATTCCTGCTGGCAATGTTCTTCGCACCCCTGGCAGGTATGGTCCCAGCCTTTGCCACCGCCGGCGCGCTCGTGTATGTAGCGCTACTAATGCTTTCGGGCCTCAAGGGCCTGAACTGGGACGACGCCACCGAGCTTTTACCTGCACTACTCACCACAATCATGATTCCGCTGTCATTCTCAATTGCCAATGGCATTGCCGTAGGCTTTATTACTTATGTGGCAGTAAAGGTCATTGTTGGCAGAACCGACGAGGTCAGCTTCGGCGCCTGGTTCCTGGCAGCTATATTTCTGGCCAAATTCGCCTTCGTCTAG
- a CDS encoding FAD binding domain-containing protein: protein MAQVPADLKGDNHRYFAPQSSAELAALYLQHPDARLVAGATDLSLELTQSLATITTLIHTGRATDLTDIQETSNHLDIGAAVTYSDSAPLLLHQWPELHELLERLGSKQIRNQGTIGGNIGNASPIGDMPPVLLALNASVILRCGKQRRSVPLDTFFVGYRRTVLGKGEFIERIHVPRRHASTLFRAYKISKRIDDDISTVCGAFALDMDGDRVTSARIAYGGMAEIPRRAHYCEDALRDKPLTEATINAAVAALAEDFCPISDFRASADYRMQVAGNLLRRLQLSHNLPAQQLQVTHYA, encoded by the coding sequence ATGGCGCAAGTCCCTGCGGACCTAAAGGGAGACAATCATCGCTATTTCGCCCCACAATCGTCGGCTGAACTGGCAGCGCTCTACCTACAGCACCCCGATGCCCGACTGGTGGCAGGTGCCACGGACCTCAGCCTGGAGTTGACCCAATCACTGGCAACGATCACCACGCTCATTCATACCGGGCGCGCCACGGACCTGACCGACATACAAGAGACTTCGAACCACCTCGACATTGGCGCAGCGGTCACTTACAGCGACAGTGCACCCCTGTTGCTGCATCAGTGGCCAGAGTTGCACGAATTACTGGAGCGACTTGGCTCCAAACAGATTCGCAATCAGGGCACCATTGGCGGCAACATCGGCAACGCCTCGCCGATTGGCGACATGCCGCCTGTGCTGCTGGCGCTGAATGCCAGCGTAATCCTGCGCTGTGGGAAGCAACGCAGGTCAGTGCCGCTCGATACCTTTTTTGTCGGCTATCGACGGACTGTGCTAGGCAAAGGCGAATTCATTGAGCGCATTCATGTGCCGCGGCGACACGCAAGCACTCTGTTTCGCGCCTACAAGATCAGTAAGCGTATCGACGACGATATTTCTACGGTGTGTGGAGCATTTGCCCTGGACATGGACGGCGACCGCGTGACCAGCGCGCGTATTGCCTACGGCGGCATGGCAGAGATACCCCGGCGTGCGCACTACTGCGAAGACGCGCTGCGTGACAAGCCATTAACGGAAGCGACCATAAATGCTGCTGTGGCAGCGCTGGCGGAAGATTTCTGCCCAATCTCCGATTTTCGCGCCAGCGCAGACTACCGTATGCAGGTTGCTGGCAACCTGCTGCGACGGCTGCAACTTTCGCACAACCTGCCGGCCCAGCAACTACAGGTAACCCACTATGCGTAG